The nucleotide window CTTTAGGTGCAGGTAAATAATCATCTTTTAGTCCAGCACTTGTAGAGTTTACAACTAAATCATAAATATCAGGTTTGAAGTTTTCCCATGAAAAAGAAGGGATATTATGATTTTTAAAAAATTCTAGTTTTCCTTCACTTCTATTTAACACTGTTACTCTTATACCTTTTTCTTTTAGAGCTAAACTTATAGCTTTTGCAGTTCCACCAGCTCCTAATAAAAGTACATTTTTTACTTTACCAAAACTCTCTATTGCTTTTAAAAAACCAGGAGCATCAGTGTTATAAGCTACAACTTTTCCATCTTTCAAAATATATGTATTAACTGCTTTTATCTCTTTTGCAATTCCTTCTACAATATCTGCATTTTCATAGGCAAACTCTTTATGTGGTACAGTTATATTTGCACCACTGTAATTATTTTCTAAAAAAATATTTTTTATGATATTTCCATCAATCAAGTGATGTTTTTCATAAATTCCATCAAAATTGATATATTTCAATCCTGCATTTTGCATTTGAGGTGATTTTGAGTGTTCAACAGGATTTCCAAAGATTACAAATTTTTTTGTCATTATTTTTTCCCTATTAAATTAAAAAGTGGATATTCTTTATCGTTTCTTTCATGTACAAATACTGTGTCACATGAAATTATTTCAAATCCAACATCTTCAAAAATTTTACATACTTTTTCTATATCATATCCAAAGTGTTCAACTCCATCGTTATTATGTCGAGAATGAAAAGTTCCATCTTCTTCTTCTAAATCATTTATACAAATTATTCCACCATCAACTAAACTTTCATAAGCTTTTTTTGCAAACATTTTAGTATCTTTGATATGATGCATAGTCATTGAAGAGATAAATAAATTAAATTCATTTTTTGGTAAATCTTCTTCATTGATATTATGTTGTATTGCTTGTATGTTTGAAAAATTTAATTCTTTTGCTTTTTCATTAAATTTGTTAATCATTCCTATAGAATAATCCATCCCTACAACATTATTTTGTTCTGTACTTAAAGCAAAAGCTATAAATCCAGTTCCACAACCATAATCTAAAATTTTAGAGTTTTCATTTAAAGTTATATATTTTTTGAAATTTTCTACACAGGCATTTGAACTTTCAATACTTGTTTGTTTATTTTCCCAAGTTTTAGCTGCTTCATCAAATCTATTCAAATCTTGTCCTTAAACATTTTTTTGATAAATTATATCAAAAGCAAATAAAAAGAAGAAAAAATGAGCCAAAAAATTTTAATAAATTTTACAACAACACAAGATGGTAATTTAGCTTATCATGTTGGTGATATAAAAGAAAATGTAGATAAGAATAGAGAAAACTTAGCAATAAAACTAAATTTTAAAAATGAAAATCTTGTTTATATGAACCAAGTTCATGGAAATAATGTACAAATTGTAGATGAAAAATCACTTAAATTGATAGATAATTGTGATGGATTGATTACAAATTCTAAAAATCTACCTTTGATGGTAATGGTAGCAGATTGTATTCCAATACTGTTTTATGATGAAATTCAAGGTGTAATTGCAGCTGTTCATGCAGGAAGAAATTCTACTTTTCTAAGAATTGCAGAGATTACAGCAAAAAAAATGATAGAAAATTTTTCTTGTAAAGTAGAAGATATAAAAGTAATTATGGGACCATCAATTCAAAAATGTTGTTATGAAGTAAGTGATGAACTTTTAAAAATTGTAAAAACTTCATTTGGAGAAGAGTTTTGTATAGATAAAAACATTGATTTACAAGGAATCAATAAAATGTTATTAGAAAATTTAGGAATAAAAAATATAGAAATCTCGAATATTTGTACAAAATGTTCAAATAAACCATATTTTTCTTTTAGAAAAAATCCCAAAACAGGAAGATTTGCAGGAATTATAAGTATTACTAATGTATAAAGCTTAAAAGATAATTATAAATTATAATTAAATAAAAAAACTTACATAAATTTTACATAACTGATAAATATTTACTTAAATGAATACATATTCATAAAAAATCAACAAAATTCTTTTTATTTAAGTTTCATTTTGTTACTATTTTGCGATTTTATAATAAATCAGTTTATAAAAAGGGAAACAAAATGAGTACGAAAGTTACAAAAGAAGAGGCATTAGAGTATCACAGAGTTCCAAATCCAGGGAAAGTTGCAATTTCAACAACTACAAGATTGGAAACTCAAAGAGATTTATCCTTGGCATATTCTCCTGGTGTTGCTTATCCTTGTGAAGAGATTCAAAAAAATCCAGAATTAGCTTTTGAATATACATCTAAGAGAAATCTTGTTGCAGTTATTTCAAATGGTACAGCAGTTCTTGGACTTGGTGATATTGGAGCAATTGCTTCAAAACCAGTTATGGAAGGTAAATCTGTATTATTTAAAAAATTTGCTGCTGTTGATTCTTTTGATATAGAAGTTGATGAAACGGATATTGATAAATTTTGTGAAGTTGTAAAAGCTATTTCTCCTACTTTTGGTGGAATTAATCTTGAAGATATAAAAGCACCGGAATGTTTTGAAATTGAAAAAAGATTAGTTGAAGAGTTAAATATTCCTGTTATGCATGATGACCAACATGGTACTGCTATTATTACAAGTGCTGCACTTATTAATGCAAGTGAAATGATGGGAGAAAAATTAGAAGATATGAAAGTAGTTGTTGTAGGGGCGGGGGCTTCGGCAATTGCTTGTTCAACAATGTATAAAGAACTTGGAGTAAAAAACTTAATTATGTGTGATTCAAAAGGTGTAATTCACAAAGGAAGAACTGATTTAAACAAATATAAAAAAGAGTTTATTACACAAACTGATATAACGACAATGGAAGAGGCGTTTAAAAATGCCGATATGGTTTTAGGATTATCAAGACCAGGAACATTTACAGTAGAACATATAAAACTTATGAATGATGAACCAATTATCTTTACTTTAGCAAATCCAACTCCAGAACTTTTCCCAGAAGAGGTAAAAGCTGTAAAACCAAAAGCTATAATAGGAACAGGACGTTCAGATTATCCTAATCAAGTAAATAATGTTTTAGGTTTCCCTTTTATTTTCAGAGGTGCACTTGATGTTCAAGCAAGAAAAATAAATATGCATATGAAAAAAGCAGCTGCTTATGCTATTGCAAATCTTGCAAAAGAACCAATAACAGACCAATTAAAAGCTTCATTTGGTGATTTAACTTATGGAAGAGAGTATATTATTCCTATTCCATTTGATAAAAGACTGATGGTTGAAGTATCAAGTGCTGTTGCTTTAGGTGCTGTTGAATCAGGAGTAGCTAGAATAAAAAATTTTGATTTAGAAAAATATAGAGAAAAACTAGCTTCTATGCTATAACTTAAAATTATCTATTAATTTATAAAATGGTATTATTCAAGCTTTAAAAATTTAAGCTTGAATAGTCATAGGATAAATATGGAAGAGTATATACTGTTAATTGATACAGAAGATGCAAAAGGATTAGTTTATAATATCTCAAAAGTTCTTTTTGCAAACCACTTAAATATAGAGCAAAATGCTGAATATGTTGACCCTGAAACAAAAAAGTTTTTTATGAGAAGTATAATATCAGGGAAAGTTTTAAAAAATATTTTATTAAAAGAGTTACAAGAAGTTTTACCAAAAGGTGCTTCAATTAAATTAAATAAAAAAGAGAAAAAAGATGTTGTTATTTTAGCAACAAAAGAGTCTCATGTTTTAGGTGATTTATTGATTCGTTATATTGCAGGAGAATTAAATGCAAATATCAAAGCAGTTATTGCAAATCATGAATATTTAAAAGATTTAGTAGAAAAGTTTAATATTCCTTTTACATGTATTAGCGCTGAAGGTCTTAGTAGAGAAGAACACGAAGATAAAATGATTGCAAAAATTTCTGAATATGAACCAGAACTTATCGTTCTTGCAAAATATATGAGAATTTTAACTCCAAAATTTGTAGAAGCATTCCCTAAAAAAGTTTTAAATATTCATCACTCATTTTTACCAGCATTTATTGGAGCAAATCCATATAAACAAGCTCATGAAAGAGGAGTTAAAATCATAGGAGCAACTGCACATTATGTAACTGATGATTTAGATGAAGGTCCGATTATTTTCCAAGATGTAGTAAGAGTTGATCATAGTTATTCTTGGGAAGATATGCGAAATGCAGGAAGAAATGTAGAAAAAATCGTATTATCAAATGCTTTTGAATTACTTTTAAATGATAGAGTATTTGTTCATGGAAACAAAACGGTAATTTTATAATGTTTAATATAGTTTTATTAGAACCACGAATACCTGGAAATGTTGGAACAATTGGAAGACTTTGTTTTGCTATGAATTGTACTTTACATCTTATTAAACCTTATGGTTTTGGTGAGATTACTGAAAAAGAGGTACGTCGCGCAGGACTTGATTATTGGTATGATTTAGATGTTAGAGAATATGAAAATATTGAAGATTTTTGGTCGAAAAATCCTTTTAATGATAGACATTTTTTAGCAACTACTAAAACAAAACAAGTATATTTTGATGCCGAATATAAAGTTGGTGATTATATATATTTTGGTAGAGAAGATGCTGGACTTCCTGTTTCTTTATTAGAAAAAAGTCCTAAAACTTGTATTACAATTCCCATGACAAATGAAGCAAGAAGTTTGAATATTGCAAATTCAGTATCAATCGTAGCTTACGAAGCTTTAAGACAAAACTTTAAAGATTTTAAATAAGTTTATTACTTTTTTCAATAAGTTTTATTACTGCTTCAAGCTCTTTTTGAAGTTTTTCTTTTTCTGAATCTTTTTTAGCTTCTTTAATCTCTTTTTTTATTTTTGCTTTTTTTAGAGATAATTTTTCAATTATCTCTTTAACTTTTTCTTGTTTAGATTCATCTAAACTCTCTTCTTTTAGATATTTTTTGATTTTATTGATAATTTTATCTAGGTTCATTTTGTGTATCTCCTATTTCTTTTAAAAGATTATTATTTATAAATAATATGCTTGCCATTTCAACAAGTTTTTTCTGAATAGAATAAACAGTCGCACTATCATTTATAAGAGAAGTTGCCATTGTTGCTTTTATTTTATCTTCTCTAATTAAAGCATCAATCTTTCCTGTGTTTGAAAAATCATTTGCTTGAAGTGTTGATTTTATCACTTCTAATTGAGTAAGCTTTTCTAAGTCTGTTTCATTACTATCAAGCATATTAATATCTATTAAAATTGTTGCTAACTCTTTTCTTAATATATTATACTCTTCTTTAATATATTCATTTCGGCTTTTTAAATAAAAATTAACATTTTTTTGAATATCTCTTGTATCTTTTAGAACTTCAATAATCAATTTTGCACTTCTTTTTATATTTGCAACTTCTCTTTGTTGTGAACTTGACATATTTTCTTGAGCAAAAGAAGAATATTTTATGATTTCACTATATAAGTTTTTTAAATTTGAATGATAAATTTCATCAATATTTGTATCGATTTTTGTAACTTCTTTAGAAATTTGTAAATCTAAATCTTCTTTTGTTTTTAGATTACTTGTATGAAGATTTAAAGCATGAAGCATAGCTTTTTGACAATTTTCATAAAGATTTATACTCTCTTTTCTAATAGAAACTATAGCTGTATCTGGAACATTTAAATTTGAATCTAAAAGATATTTTGGTTTTGATAAAGCTGATACTTTTTTCTTAATAAGTTTTTCTGATAATTTTACTATTTGATTCACAAATGGTGAAAGTATGATAATTCCAAGTAAACTAAAAATAGTATGAAATAGTGATAATTTCATTCCATAATTATTTTCACTAATTCCTAAATATGGAGCTAAGAAATCAACTAAATCTTTAAATTGATAAATAAATAGGGTAATTATTGTGGCTGTTATTATATTAAAAAGGAAATGTGCAAATGCAACTCTTTTACCATTTTCATTTGAAGCCAATGAAGCTAAAATAGCTGTAAAAGTTGTTCCTACATTAGCACCAATGGCTAAAGATAAAGCATTTATATAAATAATACTTCCAGCACTTAAAGCTGTGATAATAATAGCCAATGTTGCTGCACTTGATTGAATAATTACCGTTGCAACAGCTCCAATTAAAATGTAGATTATTATTCCAAGAGGTCCTTCCATAGCAAAAGAAGCTAAATCAATAGAATTTTTTAAAGTATCAAAACCATCTTTCATATATGAAATTCCAAGAAAAATAAATCCTAATCCTAAAAGAACATTTCCAATTCCTTTATATGTATTACTTTTTAAAAATCTTAAAACAACACCAAAAACTATCATAGGAAAAGCATAAGCTGAAATTTTTACATCAAATCCTAAACTTGAAACAATCCAAGCAGTAGTTGTACTTCCCAAATTTGAACCAAAGATTATTCCAATTCCTTGAACTAAAGTTAATAACTCAACAGATAAAAATGAGATAACAACTAAAGAGATAATAGAAGAACTTTGAACAATAGATGTTGATAAAAATCCAGTCAAAATAGAATAAAACAAATTACTTGTGAATTTTTGAAGTAATTTTTCTAAAATACCACCAGAAAGTTGTTTGAATCCTTCTTGCATAAAAAACATTCCAATCAAAAATATTGCGATTCCACTCAAGATTACAGTGAAGTTTTCTTGTGAAATTACAAAATATGCAAGAATAAGAAATCCAAAAGGTAAAAGTAAGTTTTTTGCCATTAAACATCCTAAAAATTATTTTTAAAACCTTTATTGTAGCAAATTAATATTAATATCTTTAGATTTACTATAATTTATAGATAATATAATATTTTGAACTCTTTTTTTCCCTTGTTTGTAAAAATTATCAACTATTTAACAAAAAATAAATATAATAAATATAGCTGTTAAGTAAGGATTATTTTTGTATAAAATTTTAGTTTTAGAAGATGATGAACTTTTTTCCTCAACACTTGAAGATTTTTTAAGTGATGAAGGTTTTATTGTTGATATTGCAAGTGATGGTGAAGAGTGTTTAAGTCTAAATTATGAAAAAAACTATGATTTATATATTTTTGATATAAATGTTCCAAAAATAAATGGTCTTGATTTATTATTAAATTTACGAAAAAGTGAAGATAACACCCCAACTATATTTTTAACTTCATATAAAGATAAAGATACTTTACATGATGCTTTTTTAAAAGGTTGCGATGATTATTTGAAAAAGCCAGCTGATTTAGATGAGTTACTTTTGCGAATAAAAGCTTTATTGAAAAGAAATAAAAAACAATTTGATATTATAAAGTTATCAGATAATTTAACTTTTAATCCTTTGAATAAAAGAGTTTATGAAAATGGAATTGATTTAAATCTTCCAGTAAAAGTTTTAGAATTATTTGAATTATTCATAGAAAATAGAGGAGAAATAGTTACAAAAGAGATGATTATTTCAAAACTTTGGGCTACAAGTGAAGGTTATAGTGAAGGTTCAATTAGAGTTTATATAAATCAAATCAAAAAACTTTTTGAAAATAAAGATTCAATTTCAAATATCAAAGGTATAGGATATAAAATTGAATTCTAAAAAAAGAGATTTTTTAATCTCAATATCTATAATTTTTACTTTTTGTTTAGTAATTATTTTGTATTTAAACTATTTTTTTATCTCTAAATTTGGTCTAAATCAAGATAATTTTATATATATAATTGTTCCTTTAATAATTTTAGGTTTATCTATATTTCTAAGTTTTTCAATCTCTATTTTAAAACCATTGTTTAAAAGTGATGAGAAATTAGAACTTAGTATAAAAGAGACTATTCATGAACTAAATATTCCAGTTTCAACTATAAAAATGAATACTCAACTTTTAGAAAAAACAATTACAGATGAAAAGAGTTTAAAAAGATTAGAACGAATAAAACAAGCTAGTAATAATCTTTTGAAATTATATGAGAATATGGAATATAATATAAAAAAAGAGATTGATAAAATAGATAAACAAGAGTTTTTTTTAGATGAGATTATAAATACTTCTATTGAAAAATTTGATGATATAAAAAATGATACAAAAATTTTTGTAAATATACCAAATATAAAAGTTAAAAGCGATATGAATGGTTTTTTAAAAACTATTGATAATCTTATTTCAAATGCAATAAAATACAATATTAAAGAAAATCCAATAGTAGAAATTAGCTATAAAAACTCAATTTTATCAATTTATAATTCTGGTGAAAAAATTGACACTAAAAATCTTTTTATAGTTTTTGATAAATATTTCCAAGAAAATCCTTCTCATGATGGTTTTGGTTTAGGACTTGCTATGGTAAAAGAATTTTGTGATAAAAATAAAATTTTGATAAATATCGAAACTTTAGAGTCTGGAAATAAGTTCAATCTAAATTTGAAAAATATAATTATTTAAAAGCTTTGCTTTAAAATAAATTATTATATTATAGATGTAATTTTAAATTAAAAAAAGGAAATTCAATGGAACCAAGTATTGTATTTGCTATTGCAATAATATTTTTTGTTTTGATTATTATTGTAAAAGGTGTAAAAATTGTTCCACAATCAGATTTATACTTAATTGAAAGATTAGGAAAGTTTCATAAAGTTCTGCATGGTGGTTTTCATATTATTATTCCAATTATTGATAGAGTAAGAGCAGTTCTTACTTCAAGAGAACAATTAGTTGATATAGAAAAACAATCAGTTATTACACGAGATAATGTAAATATTTCTATTGATGGAATAGTTTTTTGTAAAGTTGATGATGCAATGCAAGCAACTTATAATGTAGTTGATTTTAAAAATGCAATTGCAAATCTTGCAATGACAACTTTAAGAGCTGAAATTGGTGGAATGGATTTAGATGATACTTTATCAAATAGAGAAACACTTAATGCAAAATTACAAAATGAATTAGGAAGTGCTGCAACAAACTGGGGAATCAAAGTAACTAGAGTTGAAATTTCTGATATTTCAGTTCCTGCTGAAATTGAAAGAGCTATGAATATGCAAATGGAAGCAGAAAGAGAAAAAAGAGCCATTGAAACAAAAGCACGAGCAGATAAAGAAGCAGTGATTAGAAAAGCAGAAGCATTTAAACAAGAAGAAGTTTTAAAAGCAGAAGCAATTGAAAGAATGGCAGATGCAAAAAGATATGAACAAGAACAAATGGCAGCAGGGCAACAAGAAGCTATGAGATTGATTAATATTTCAATGGTCGAAAATGAAAAAGCAGCAGAATTTTTACTTGCAAAAGATAGAATTGCAGCTTTTAGAGCATTGGCTGAAAGTAACTCAACTGATAAAATGATTTTACCTTATGAAGTTTCTCAAATGATAGGTTCAACATCTGTTTTAGGAGATGCTTTTTTCAAAGGTGTAAGTAATGGAGCTACAAATAATGCTTAGTGCGGTTGATCCATATATATTATTAGCAATAGGTGTAGCTTTGATAGCTTTAGAAGCTTTAATAGTTTCATTTATTCTTATTTGGTTTGGAATAGGTTTTATTATAGTTGCTTTAATTAGTTATTTTTTTATATTTTCAGGAGCTGTTTGGCAATTAGCTATTGTTTCCTTGATTTCATTATTTTTAATATTGATTTTAAGAAAAAAAGTTTTAGAAAAATTTTTAAAATCAAAAATGGAAATATCAGATGATTTTTTTAATGAAAAAGGAATAGGTGAGATAAAAAATTCAAAAGTTTTTTATAAAGGGACTTATTGGGAAATAGATTCAAAACTTGATGAGAAAGAGTTTAAAGAAGGTGAAAAAGTTGTAGTTCTAAAAACTTCTAGAAATAGTGCAACTATTGAAAAAAAGTAGAGAGATATTCTCTACTTTCCTCTAGATTATACGACATGACATAAAAAACTTAATTTATTCAAAATTGGTAACTCTCCATCTGCATATTTTAATAATACTTCATCTATTTTAATTTTATTTGTACCAGAAAAATATACTTTTATACCATTATCTTTTAAATTTTGAAAAGTTTTTTCTCCTACATGAAAAGCAATAAGAATATTTACATTTTTATCTTTTAACCAACTTACTACTGCTTTTTTATCTTCTTGTTCATTTTTTAAAATCTCAATTTTATTATTATTTATAAAAGCAAAATATTTCGCTTTTCCAAATTTTTTTGATAAACCACTATTTTCTTCTTCATTATTTAACGGTATTGCAATCATTTAATCTCCTTTGTTGCATTTTTCATAGAAAACTTATATCCAAGATATATAACAATGGGCCAAAGACTTAACCAGATTAATTCACTAATATATTCCATAATTCATACTCATTTTTAATAATTGTGAGAATCAGAAGATTCTATTTCATCTTTTGTAATTTTTACTCTATCCATACTGTACCAAGCATAAGCTATATAAGCTAATACAAAAGGTACCATTAAAGAAACATAACTCATAGTCATAAGTGTATAATGACTTCCTGAACTGTTCATAATAGTTAAACTACTTTGCAAATCGGATATTGATGGATAGTATGATGTGTTATTAAAACCAACATTTAAAAGCACAGCCATAACAGTTAGAACTATTCCAATTCCACCTGTTTTTATGCAACACGTTTTTTTAAATGTAATTGTCACAAAAACTGCAACTATAACCATAATAACACCAATTAAAAACATACTTAAAACAATAGGCATTTCTATAAAATTTTGAAGATATTTGTATTCTTGTAAGAAAATAATACCATCGTTTTGCACTGCAAATCCATCTTTTGTAAGAATCCAAAATATAAATCCTAAAAAGAAAACTAAGAAAAAAATCATATTTATTTTTATAGAATAAACAGCTTTTTCTCTAATTTTTTCATAATTTATATTATTTATAAAATATAAAGCTCCACTTATTTTTGCTAAAAAAACAAGCGAAAAGCCAAGTAAGTAATTATAAGGATTAAGTAGTGCTTCTAAACCTCTTAATGAATTTTGCCAATCTACAAAGTTATTACTATCAACTATAAATTCACTTCCGCTAAAAAATGTACTAATTGCAACACCTAATAAAAATGTTCCAATATTTCCATTTATTTTTAAAAAATTTTCATAGGTTTTTTGTCCAAGAAAATTGTTTGGTTTTGTTCTATATTCATAACTAACAGCTTGAATAATAAAACAAAAAAGTATTGCTAACCACACCCAGTAAGCTCCACCAAAACTTGTTGAATAAAATAGTGGGAAAGCAGCAAATAATGCTCCACCAAATAGAACTAAAGTTGTAAAACCAAGTTCCCATTTTCTTCCTATACTATTTATTAACATAGTTTTCTCAGTTTCATTTTCACTTAATTTATCTATTAAGGTTTGTCCTCCTTGAACAAACATTATAAATACAAAAAGACCTCCTAATAAAGATATTATTATCCACCAATATTGTTGGAGTGTTAAAAGTTCAAGCGATCCAAAGCCCATATTAATGCTCCTTGTCTGGACCAATTTTGATTTGTTTGGTCATTATTTTGATTTCGGCTATAAGTAACAATGTAAAAAGTATTGCAAATATAAAAAAACTTATCATTACATTTGTAGTTGCAATTTTTGTAGCAGCAATTCCCACAGGCATTAAATCTTGTATAGCCCAAGGTTGTCTTCCAACTTCTGCAACAATCCATCCTGCTTCACTTGCAATATATCCTAAAGGTATAGTAAATAAAGTAGCTTTTAAAATAATTGGGTAATTCATAATATCTCTTTTAGTAGATAAGAATAGAACAATAATAAAAAGTAGGGTAAACCAACTTCCTAAAATTACCATTATATGAAATGAATAAAAATTTATTGAGATGGGAGGAATCACATCTTGTGGATTTTTTATATGTCCATAACCAAAATATTGCATATTTTCGTCCAAGATTTTTCTAGCTTCAATCATTTTTGATTCATCACTTGATTTTTTTGCCTCTTTATAGGTTTCTAAAGCCTCAACGGCCAACTTTCCCTTTAGCATTTTTTCTTGTGTACTTATAATTCCTTGATCTTCATTACCATAAATTAAATCTTTAATTCCAGGAACAAAAGCATTAATGTTATGATACCCCAAAAAAGATAAAGCGTAAGGTATTGTAAACTCAAAAATAAAAGTTTTTTCATCATTTTCTAAAGTTTTATTTGGATTTAAAATTCCAATTGCAACAATACCAGCATCTTTTTCACCCTCATAAAGTCCTTCCATAGCCGCTAACTTCATTGGTTGTTTAAGTGCAACTTGATGAGCTGATTCATCTCCACTTAAAATTAAAAATAAAGATGTAATCAATCCAAATGTAGCTCCAATAATCATAGATTTTTTTGCAAATAATATGTCTCTTTTTTTTAGTAAATACCAAGCACTAACACCTATTACAAAAAGTGAAGCTAAAACATAACCACTTGCAATAGTATGTAAAAATTTGCTTATGGCAACTGGTGAAAGTAG belongs to Arcobacter defluvii and includes:
- a CDS encoding sensor histidine kinase, giving the protein MNSKKRDFLISISIIFTFCLVIILYLNYFFISKFGLNQDNFIYIIVPLIILGLSIFLSFSISILKPLFKSDEKLELSIKETIHELNIPVSTIKMNTQLLEKTITDEKSLKRLERIKQASNNLLKLYENMEYNIKKEIDKIDKQEFFLDEIINTSIEKFDDIKNDTKIFVNIPNIKVKSDMNGFLKTIDNLISNAIKYNIKENPIVEISYKNSILSIYNSGEKIDTKNLFIVFDKYFQENPSHDGFGLGLAMVKEFCDKNKILINIETLESGNKFNLNLKNIII
- the purU gene encoding formyltetrahydrofolate deformylase encodes the protein MEEYILLIDTEDAKGLVYNISKVLFANHLNIEQNAEYVDPETKKFFMRSIISGKVLKNILLKELQEVLPKGASIKLNKKEKKDVVILATKESHVLGDLLIRYIAGELNANIKAVIANHEYLKDLVEKFNIPFTCISAEGLSREEHEDKMIAKISEYEPELIVLAKYMRILTPKFVEAFPKKVLNIHHSFLPAFIGANPYKQAHERGVKIIGATAHYVTDDLDEGPIIFQDVVRVDHSYSWEDMRNAGRNVEKIVLSNAFELLLNDRVFVHGNKTVIL
- a CDS encoding Na/Pi cotransporter family protein, yielding MAKNLLLPFGFLILAYFVISQENFTVILSGIAIFLIGMFFMQEGFKQLSGGILEKLLQKFTSNLFYSILTGFLSTSIVQSSSIISLVVISFLSVELLTLVQGIGIIFGSNLGSTTTAWIVSSLGFDVKISAYAFPMIVFGVVLRFLKSNTYKGIGNVLLGLGFIFLGISYMKDGFDTLKNSIDLASFAMEGPLGIIIYILIGAVATVIIQSSAATLAIIITALSAGSIIYINALSLAIGANVGTTFTAILASLASNENGKRVAFAHFLFNIITATIITLFIYQFKDLVDFLAPYLGISENNYGMKLSLFHTIFSLLGIIILSPFVNQIVKLSEKLIKKKVSALSKPKYLLDSNLNVPDTAIVSIRKESINLYENCQKAMLHALNLHTSNLKTKEDLDLQISKEVTKIDTNIDEIYHSNLKNLYSEIIKYSSFAQENMSSSQQREVANIKRSAKLIIEVLKDTRDIQKNVNFYLKSRNEYIKEEYNILRKELATILIDINMLDSNETDLEKLTQLEVIKSTLQANDFSNTGKIDALIREDKIKATMATSLINDSATVYSIQKKLVEMASILFINNNLLKEIGDTQNEPR
- a CDS encoding shikimate dehydrogenase → MTKKFVIFGNPVEHSKSPQMQNAGLKYINFDGIYEKHHLIDGNIIKNIFLENNYSGANITVPHKEFAYENADIVEGIAKEIKAVNTYILKDGKVVAYNTDAPGFLKAIESFGKVKNVLLLGAGGTAKAISLALKEKGIRVTVLNRSEGKLEFFKNHNIPSFSWENFKPDIYDLVVNSTSAGLKDDYLPAPKELLEPILKNASFAFDCVYGKITPFLALARENNCEIKDGEDMLLHQGVLAFEYFTNTKADNKVIEAMRKGLRGEKIL
- a CDS encoding SPFH domain-containing protein, with the protein product MEPSIVFAIAIIFFVLIIIVKGVKIVPQSDLYLIERLGKFHKVLHGGFHIIIPIIDRVRAVLTSREQLVDIEKQSVITRDNVNISIDGIVFCKVDDAMQATYNVVDFKNAIANLAMTTLRAEIGGMDLDDTLSNRETLNAKLQNELGSAATNWGIKVTRVEISDISVPAEIERAMNMQMEAEREKRAIETKARADKEAVIRKAEAFKQEEVLKAEAIERMADAKRYEQEQMAAGQQEAMRLINISMVENEKAAEFLLAKDRIAAFRALAESNSTDKMILPYEVSQMIGSTSVLGDAFFKGVSNGATNNA
- a CDS encoding class I SAM-dependent methyltransferase, giving the protein MNRFDEAAKTWENKQTSIESSNACVENFKKYITLNENSKILDYGCGTGFIAFALSTEQNNVVGMDYSIGMINKFNEKAKELNFSNIQAIQHNINEEDLPKNEFNLFISSMTMHHIKDTKMFAKKAYESLVDGGIICINDLEEEDGTFHSRHNNDGVEHFGYDIEKVCKIFEDVGFEIISCDTVFVHERNDKEYPLFNLIGKK
- the pgeF gene encoding peptidoglycan editing factor PgeF; translation: MSQKILINFTTTQDGNLAYHVGDIKENVDKNRENLAIKLNFKNENLVYMNQVHGNNVQIVDEKSLKLIDNCDGLITNSKNLPLMVMVADCIPILFYDEIQGVIAAVHAGRNSTFLRIAEITAKKMIENFSCKVEDIKVIMGPSIQKCCYEVSDELLKIVKTSFGEEFCIDKNIDLQGINKMLLENLGIKNIEISNICTKCSNKPYFSFRKNPKTGRFAGIISITNV
- a CDS encoding malic enzyme-like NAD(P)-binding protein, yielding MSTKVTKEEALEYHRVPNPGKVAISTTTRLETQRDLSLAYSPGVAYPCEEIQKNPELAFEYTSKRNLVAVISNGTAVLGLGDIGAIASKPVMEGKSVLFKKFAAVDSFDIEVDETDIDKFCEVVKAISPTFGGINLEDIKAPECFEIEKRLVEELNIPVMHDDQHGTAIITSAALINASEMMGEKLEDMKVVVVGAGASAIACSTMYKELGVKNLIMCDSKGVIHKGRTDLNKYKKEFITQTDITTMEEAFKNADMVLGLSRPGTFTVEHIKLMNDEPIIFTLANPTPELFPEEVKAVKPKAIIGTGRSDYPNQVNNVLGFPFIFRGALDVQARKINMHMKKAAAYAIANLAKEPITDQLKASFGDLTYGREYIIPIPFDKRLMVEVSSAVALGAVESGVARIKNFDLEKYREKLASML
- a CDS encoding response regulator transcription factor — translated: MYKILVLEDDELFSSTLEDFLSDEGFIVDIASDGEECLSLNYEKNYDLYIFDINVPKINGLDLLLNLRKSEDNTPTIFLTSYKDKDTLHDAFLKGCDDYLKKPADLDELLLRIKALLKRNKKQFDIIKLSDNLTFNPLNKRVYENGIDLNLPVKVLELFELFIENRGEIVTKEMIISKLWATSEGYSEGSIRVYINQIKKLFENKDSISNIKGIGYKIEF
- a CDS encoding tRNA (cytidine(34)-2'-O)-methyltransferase; the protein is MFNIVLLEPRIPGNVGTIGRLCFAMNCTLHLIKPYGFGEITEKEVRRAGLDYWYDLDVREYENIEDFWSKNPFNDRHFLATTKTKQVYFDAEYKVGDYIYFGREDAGLPVSLLEKSPKTCITIPMTNEARSLNIANSVSIVAYEALRQNFKDFK